The nucleotide sequence CATTCTCAGGAGCTATAAGATAAGAGCCATATTCACGTATAAGTAATTCATCAGCCCCATGCTCTtgtaattgtttataaaatttaagtAAAATACTTATCTATAATGAAAGAAGTAAATTAATAACTTATAAAATACATCTTAACATACAATTACAACAAACACACACAATTAATCATTATAATCATTAATAAGATCATCAATTATAGAGAAAAATGAAAACAAATAAACTGTTACTAACATATTACTcaaaaaatagataaaatatgaACAATATTGTTAGAAATATTTCATTGATGTTTAAAATGTTCTTGACACTTACTCTAATTTTTGACTTGTCACCACTTAAGTTAGAAATGTGAAATAATACGCCATCAAAATCTGCTATAACAACATCTGTAGATTCTGGTTTATGACTACaaaaaatatattgtattattgtattaaacaGTGAAAAATGATGATAAGAAAAGtacataataaattaataaaatacattatttattatcaaattTCTATAACTTCCAATATCTATATAACTGTATTTAAAATTTTAAGTAAATACGTTAGGACTGCAGAATTTGTACAAAAAAAATATTAGATTTAATATAAGTGggtaacatataatttaaaatagtttAGCATTACAAGAAAAGAAATTTATAGTTTGTGTGAATGTATTAACTGAGAAAGTTCTTTAAATTGTGTTACAATAAACAATAATAGTTGAAACGGACACCGCCCTTACTTGCAATCTTTGCCTCTATCTCATAAACACACAAATATCTACGTTAAAAAAGATAAATGTTTCACTTACCCTGACaaggtattttttattttgttagttaATGTCTCTTCTAGTATCCTGTTATGTATCTCTAACAAAATCATTCTTACGccttatattaattatattacaatacagtaattactaACTATCTACCGACAAATTTAACCATATACACGATTCTGACTAATTTCTAATCTTTTATGTTGTACCCAATAATCGCTGGTTCAACACAGCCAGGTCACTCACCGTCTGCAATATTACACCAATACCAATATGTAGCAACTGATTTACTCGATCAGAGTTTATTATATATCGCTTTTTATCGATCATACTTGTACTTATATActgatttaattttatttataaactgTTAATTTaccaattaaaattattatcatatagctttttgcaaattttacaataaaaatattacttttCCATTATACACTTTTAAACACTAGATATAAGCAAATTACTAGCGTTGCAAGTATGCatgaaattgttattattattacattaattgtataaatttgatctgatatatatttaaattaaagtaaaaaaaaacaatttttatcgtTAGAATTTAAATGAactatttgtataataatatgtacGTATACAGAATTTGGACTAAACATCTATATTCTGAGTTTTTATATATTCATGTACATATCTTTtacaaaaaaaaattttaaatccataaaattattgctttataattttttttaatgttattactTTTTTAGAAATGAAATATGTAAGTTTCATATCTATATAATGATACCTCAACTCCTGCACGATTATTTCTTCCTCTTTAAAATTCTGCCTTAGCATTGAATCGCCAGCCACTCAGAGCAAAACAATTTCTACTCCTATTCTCGCTAACGGTGTATGCTGCAGCCGGAGAGTCTTGCAAAACTTGAGGTACATATTAATGTATCATTGTATTATATACAAGGTattccaaaattatgttactttcgGAAAAtgaaggattcctgaggtcatttgaagtaactttttccttaatgcAAATGAAATCCACGATTTTgtttacaaattattaacgaaaaacactaaccaatgaaagatgagctcggttggcgcaaggcggtcgagccaaccagcagtcgaagcccagttccgctcattacgCTCACCAAATCTTAGATGTTATTGGATGCTATCTACTCATATTCGTTATCGATCATCGTGTTATGTGAACttaattttgaacattttttaaaacaataGTGCACAAAACAAATCTGTACCGATATTCATTCACATTTTACAGTAGGATTAACCCGTGTGAAGCTGGATCACCATATTAACCAATATGAAAGAAACAGCTCAGAAAATTGTTTTTTCATTGCTCGTAATTATGCAccaattaattttaattgcttACTTATcctttattcgagaaatatcaAGAAAACTTTTTGAGACGCCTAGTAACTTTTATGAGAGGCTGGAGActtaaaaatatgaaaattctGAAATAATGCATACAATATGCTGTATGATAAATTTCTTCGTAAAGTTTACCAGGGGACGTCAACTCTATAGGGAAAATTGGAGGCACTTTTTTGACTGCCAGCTGAGCTAGTTGCAAACTTGGAGGAACTAAAATTCAATATGACTGCTCATCACATGCGCATTTGATGGACTGTGGTGGACCGCAAAGAAACCAGCGAACTGCAGCCAAGAGATATACTGGACATTGATTATTTTTCTTTCCCCTGtgttatagtatattaagtacaTTTTTTCGAAATTAAGTTATATAAACCATTACGTTGATTCTTTTAATTTGTGTGATGGTGTACATAACTATTTTCGAAATAAATATACTTAACACATTCTGACTCTAGAATCCAAAATTTGAATTACCGCTTCTAAAACGccatattaaattttaattcatcCAAGTTTGCAGCTGGTTCAGATGGCAGTCAAAACAGTGCCCCCAAAAGGTCGAGCCTCAAGCCTCTCTAAAGTACACTACCAAGCCTATTATGTACATGTATTTGGTCGAAACAAACTTTGACTGTGCAAACTTATGATTTTTTTATGATTGTTTATAAGACATATAGCAGTAATGATACCCTGAGATAAGATTTGTTATCTAATTATATGTGCACAGCCTTAGATGTGGATGAACACTTTACTTATCTTTAAAGCCTTGTAGCAGAAGCAGTTTAGAATTTACATCAGTCGCAACCAGTTAGTTGTTACTTGTATCTAAAATATttaagtaatttattttaattgttcACATTATATGGGAACACTTTAGATTAAAATGACTGGAAAACTTTTGATTATTGACTGTGATGCTGGTGTGGATGATGCATTagcgttaataatattattagccGCTCATAAGaagaaagaaattgaaattaaagcaATCACTTGTGTTAATGGCAACACTATAGTAGAAAATGTAGTTAAAAATGTGTTTAGAACATTAAATGTTTGTGAGGTAACAAATGTAAGTGTAGATTCCttaaaagaaatatataattatgtttaaAAATGTACTAAAGTTttcatatttattaatttgtagaTACCAGTTTTTCAAGGAGCTCATGAACCTATACTTTGTACACATCATACTGATGAAGCTAAAAAAGAACAATACCATGGTAGCGATGGTTTTGGGAATGCATATAAAACGGAAGTAGATACAAATATATTAGGAACAGAACATGCAGTATGTGCTATACATAGAATTGTATCAGAGAATCCAAATCAAATTAGTGTTGTGTGCTTAGGTCCTCTGACAAATATagcaacagctataaaaatgtaTCCAGATTTTGTAAACAATGTAAAAGATTTCTATATAATGGGTGGAAATGTGAAAGGTACATCTTATTATCATCTTGCTTATAGATTATTAAGAAATAATCATAGAAGATATTTATTATTAGCACAGGGTAATATAACACCACAAGCAGAATTCAACTTTTATATGGATCCAGAGAGTGTTCATAtagtttttaataaaaataagaaacctTTATGGCTGTTACCGTGGGAAACATGTTGCATGTCTCGTGTTACACATGTATGTATATCAATGATATGCCCAAAagatataacaatatttataatacaaatttaaCTTTGTAGGATTGGAGATGGAATGTACTAGGTCAAATAGATACACCCTGCATGAAACTTATGAATGATATTGAAAGTGCTTGCAATAGTATAAGGAAGAAACATTTCCCTACTTATATTACGTGTGACGCATTTTTAGCTGGAATTATATTAAAACCAGAAATTGCTCAGGATGTTGTACAATATCATGCAGATATAGAATTAAATGGTAATAGAACTAGAGGACAAGTAGTACTTGATCATTTATTATCGAACGAACCTAATGTGTTTCTAATTCAACAGTTTGATTCAGAAATGTTTAAAGATCTGTTAATATCTTCTGTTaacatgtaatgtaattgttaaaataatgataaaatattacaattatacatATAACACATATATGTTCATACAAGACATAAatgtttacatatttctgtttaTATTCtcattatgatattattataattaaagtaATTCTACATATATTTTTAGTTACCTTTAGTAGGAATGTTTAACGTTTATACATTAAGATGTTGTATTACATTGTACTAAGAAATAATACAAATGCAATATATACGAATAACTACctcattataaaatatatttacagCAGGCGATCTgcaataacataaataaaagTTGGTTATATATCAATTTATACAATAGAATACATTAATATTGcttaatttgaaataataggTTATGTACCTCCAAAATATAACATTATGAGTTTGACTTTCCTAAATTTTGACATTCTTGAAATTGTCTCCTTGCTTCTTTATTTGATTGTAGTAAATCAATTAATTCTGCATGTATCACATCATTTTTTTGTTCAAGGTTATCCAAAACCGAATTCAATAAATCCAGCTGAGCGTTTATTGCCTCAAATTCTAAAAATGACATATAAATATGTAAGAATCTCTAGTTAGGAATACagacaattaattatttaagtaAAATCATTATAAAGAGAGttgataattatatatacatacatatgtattttAATTATTCGAAATACTAAACGAACTGGAAACCATTCACATTACAACACAATTTCTTttgaagaaaaatatatatttacctGCATCGTTACAATTTTCTTCACTTTCTTCGTTTTTCCATCCATTGTTATCATGGTTTTGATGATCTTCTTCTGGCTGCTCTGCGTGATGGACCATATTTTCGTCTGCCATTTGCATTACCTAGCGCTGGTATAACATACGAGCAGGTTCATACATAATAGATAAAGGTATGCTTTTTAACATtcacataataataaatatgtattgtCATAATTGCATTATCGAATTAGGAATTGAAAATTTTAAactttaataaaaaaaacttttatattaatattagataTAACATATTTTTACAAAAAATATAATGTGTGCAATAAACACAGTTGCAATTTTTTCCAAATATATTGTcagattaataattaaatataggaGATTACAATCGtataattaacaaaattaataatttatacaatataaaaaatatgtaaaatgcaATGTTTAGAAATTATGTATGATATGTAACAATTCAACATTTTAAACGTATTTATAGTCTAGATTGCATTCCACCAGCAGCAACAATAGTTTCACCAGTAATATAAGCAGCATCGTCACTTGCTAAAAATGCTGCTACACCTGCAATCTCGTCTGGTTCACCAATTTTTCGCATTGGTATTGTGGACACAGTTGCTTCATGGAAATCACCTTCAATAAGCTATGGAACATATATGTtgtttgatatatatgattgttaataaatagtataatatatggaAATGGATATTGGTACATACTGGTTGAGAAAACTTTGTTTTTATAAAACCAGGTGCTATGCAGTTTACACGAATTCCTTCTGATACaagagcagcagcagcaatatTGTTAAGACCTAGTAATGCTGTCTTACTTACAGCATAAACACCTAATGCCTGAGGTACAAAATGTATATagttttacat is from Megalopta genalis isolate 19385.01 chromosome 12, iyMegGena1_principal, whole genome shotgun sequence and encodes:
- the LOC143260397 gene encoding bublin coiled-coil protein-like, translated to MQMADENMVHHAEQPEEDHQNHDNNGWKNEESEENCNDAEFEAINAQLDLLNSVLDNLEQKNDVIHAELIDLLQSNKEARRQFQECQNLGKSNS
- the LOC117228714 gene encoding inosine-uridine preferring nucleoside hydrolase translates to MTGKLLIIDCDAGVDDALALIILLAAHKKKEIEIKAITCVNGNTIVENVVKNVFRTLNVCEVTNIPVFQGAHEPILCTHHTDEAKKEQYHGSDGFGNAYKTEVDTNILGTEHAVCAIHRIVSENPNQISVVCLGPLTNIATAIKMYPDFVNNVKDFYIMGGNVKAQGNITPQAEFNFYMDPESVHIVFNKNKKPLWLLPWETCCMSRVTHDWRWNVLGQIDTPCMKLMNDIESACNSIRKKHFPTYITCDAFLAGIILKPEIAQDVVQYHADIELNGNRTRGQVVLDHLLSNEPNVFLIQQFDSEMFKDLLISSVNM